The Camelina sativa cultivar DH55 unplaced genomic scaffold, Cs unpScaffold15918, whole genome shotgun sequence genomic interval TAGCTCCTGCTGCAGCGGCTGTTGCTGCTCCGGCAGACGGTGGTGCGGCGGCTGTTGTGGAGGAACAGACTGAGTTCGATGTGATTATCAACGAGGTTCCGAGTAGTTCGCGTATCGCAGTGATTAAAGCTGTGAGGGCTTTGACCAGCTTGGCGTTGAAGGAAGCTAAGGAGCTTATCGAAGGGTTGCCC includes:
- the LOC104775477 gene encoding 50S ribosomal protein L12-3, chloroplastic; its protein translation is VEAPEKIEKIGSEISSLTLEEARILVDYLQDKFGVSPLSLAPAAAAVAAPADGGAAAVVEEQTEFDVIINEVPSSSRIAVIKAVRALTSLALKEAKELIEG